From a single Bombus terrestris chromosome 17, iyBomTerr1.2, whole genome shotgun sequence genomic region:
- the LOC100648074 gene encoding protein ECT2 isoform X1 codes for MEEQSVHSSISDINSEEAVRSEPLIIPRKKRICLIGAAGDDPALGAAAQQFSVPVLKSETGLEHVEDTSYCTYFILKKFEGPEYDALHKSAHRILGPTALLQLAEKKDSLPSITRPMYTQAMVGTVVVFTGFRKKDELTKLINMIHNMGGSIRKEMGAKVTHLIANCCGGDKYRYAVTFRVPIMSMEWVTALWNAKDDISSYGNNEELITTYKLKPFFGAKVCFFGFPDEEKRHMCEVLQQQGGESTEIDDPNCTHVVTDLGSHQYKNSNNTFDTLPYTKNPNHISYPYLKTKPFSFSFYNPYTNTIPNTKLINSSHTFHFNNTNLTKKLSTRRFSHCFCSNVPQHFEFQENKCAYSILNDISQDSAICMDDNLYDYPSLSDESFMSEFSIGRADSGVSMSNVIQTNDVNALQESNFPVTSTMLDMHSISLSTSSSFLCNDKRIKNNMFNAFSNYNTGNKNVCTQQGLYNFNSSTLCKKKVTQHVNKQYSARKTNLLQFCKNTQCARNSFFFNRKIISPKRYIKWRKAKSCITIHKICSLEKFKLKRMHSHPNLLRQHDLELNDSLLYDSSIPMTKNKGFLSTCKLNSSILSKLSHLNFSPMLKQHVVINPCKQIPEIYQKQKYTPLPSPLPIPAKVAKLSTSEYGSRSSFASDESYLNMSSKSCILKDDHIKLDKQKDKPLSLVVDESNVNALPDLASVRAHIVKAEWFWTSVQNEGAADEKEYLFEDYLESVLSPTVSVRRDSQQAATPSTASTRRKRKRLAETLSSLVQNGADSPALHKRRSSISDAGHLSVSGSFLDCTTSPDKPLLDDIPEVEAVNTDTSRKNLSPRHQVFLELVQTESNYVGILSTIMTLFKSPLEDLIDTTGELLNCTEAKIIFGNFPPIYEVHKKMLEELRYSTTHWMEDNSIGNIFLKFAPDLVKAYPPYVNFFENTKEMLDQCDQNKPRFHAFLKVCQTKPECGRQSLKELLIKPVQRLPSISLLLNDILKHTNKNNPDHSALELSISSIKEVMTYINEDKRKTEGQLVMFDIFNEIDNCPPHLVSSHRSFIGKCDVMELGEGLSGRGDHLVLFLFTDTLEICKKRSKAFNSLKSPNTANGLHTTKLSQGKPYKHIKMLSLSTIKKVVDIRETDECHKVFALMVRSNQELKEKLFSFTITDEEVNKTNYLRTLCRQMANTVCKADADTFLISLDSHQLEIDTSDVALGTLSKAFKSLFHNFYLEYMDPYVFLLNSMCETTLHVPLPFASRTRMKVGRAFSFNKTPSKLKRAMSTMMSPFGSTNSLTPASQQLAQMRLASCNNINELGNGGSGSPSRDDVLVAPMSVQPTRKAKCSSLSMASLRRNCSEEVMQDKSDL; via the exons ATGGAAGAGCAAAGTGTTCACAGCAGTATCAGTGATATAAATAGTGAAGAGGCAGTTAGAAGCGAGC CTCTGATTATACCACGTAAGAAAAGGATATGCTTGATTGGTGCAGCTGGCGATGATCCTGCACTTGGTGCTGCTGCTCAGCAGTTTAGCGTACCTGTTCTCAAATCTGAAACTGGTTTAGAACATGTAGAAGATACATCATATTGTACTTACTTTATATTAAAGAAGTTCGAGGGACCTGAATATGATGCTCTTCATAAAAGTGCACATAG AATATTGGGACCAACAGCACTTCTGCAGTTGGCAGAAAAAAAGGACTCATTACCTAGTATTACTAGACCAATGTATACACAAGCCATGGTAGGCACAGTAGTAGTGTTTACTGGATTTAGGAAAAAGGATGAATTG aCCAAGTTGATTAATATGATTCACAATATGGGTGGAAGTATTAGGAAAGAAATGGGTGCAAAAGTGACGCATCTCATTGCTAATTGTTGTGGTGGAGATAAGTATAGATATGCTGTTACATTTCGGGTCCCTATTATGTCCATGGAGTGGGTGACAGCATTATGGAATGCCAAAGACGATATTTCCAGTTATGGAAATAATGAAGAACtg ATTACAACTTATAAGCTAAAACCATTTTTTGGTGCAAAAGTATGTTTCTTTGGTTTTCCTGATGAAGAGAAACGTCATATGTGTGAGGTTTTACAACAACAAGGAGGTGAATCTACAGAAATTGATGATCCAAATTGCACACATGTG GTAACAGATTTAGGAAGTCATCAGTACAAGAATTCAAACAATACTTTTGACACGCTGCCATATACTAAAAATCCTAATCATATTTCATATCcttatttaaaaacaaaaccgttttccttctctttttataATCCATACACTAATACCATTCCTAACACAAAACTGATAAATTCTTCACATACTTTCcattttaataatacaaatttaaccAAAAAACTGAGTACAAGACGCTTTTCACATTGTTTCTGTTCTAATGTTCCTCAACATTTtgaatttcaagaaaataagTGTGCTTATTCtatattaaatgatattagTCAGGATTCAGCAATTTGTATGGATGATAATTTATATGATTATCCAAGTTTATCAGATGAATCTTTTATGTCTGAGTTTTCTATAGGACGAGCTGATTCTGGTGTTAGTATGTCTAATGTAATACAAACAAATGACGTTAATGCATTACAAGAAAGCAATTTTCCTGTTACATCTACTATGTTGGATATGcattctatatctttatctACATCATCTTCATTTCTATGTAATGATAAAAGAATTAAGAACAATATGTTTAATGCTTTTTCGAATTATAACACTGGTAATAAAAACGTGTGCACTCAACAAgggttatataattttaactcTTCTACATTATGTAAAAAGAAGGTTACTCAACATGTAAACAAGCAGTATTCTGCTAGAAAAACTAATTTGTTACAGTTTTGTAAGAATACGCAGTGTGCCcgaaattcctttttttttaacagaAAAATTATATCTCCTAAACGGTATATCAAGTGGCGAAAAGCTAAATCTTGTATTACaattcataaaatttgttctctggaaaaatttaaattaaaaagaatgcaTTCTCATCCTAATTTATTAAGACAACATGATTTAGAACTTAATGATTCTCTTTTGTATGATTCATCTATACCAATGACAAAAAACAAGGGTTTTTTGAGTACATGTAAACTGAACTCTTCTATTTTGTCAAAACTTAgtcatttaaatttttctcCAATGCTTAAACAGCATGTGGTTATTAATCCATGCAAGCAAATTCCAGAAATTTATCAAAAGCAAAAATATACTCCTTTACCTAGTCCCCTGCCCATCCCTGCTAAGGTAGCAAAATTATCAACTTCTGAATATGGCTCAAGAAGTTCTTTTGCATCAGATGAAAGTTATTTAAATATGTCTTCTAAAAGTTGCATTCTGAAAGATGATCATATAAAATTGGACAAACAGAAGGACAAGCCATTATCTTtg GTTGTAGATGAATCAAACGTAAATGCATTACCAGATTTAGCTTCTGTGAGAGCACATATCGTGAAAGCAGAGTGGTTTTGGACGTCTGTGCAGAATGAGGGTGCAGCTGACGAAAAGGAATATTTATTTGAAGAT taTTTGGAATCCGTTCTATCACCAACTGTATCAGTTAGACGTGATAGTCAACAAGCTGCTACTCCAAGTACAGCATCTACAAGACGAAAACGCAAACGCTTAGCAGAAACTTTATCTAGTCTGGTTCAAAATGGTGCAGATTCTCCAGCATTGCATAAGAGACGATCCAGCATCAGTGATGCAGGACATTTAAGTGTTAGTGGAAGCTTTCTTGATTGTACAACGAGTCCGGACAAACCATTACTTGATG ATATTCCAGAAGTGGAAGCTGTTAATACAGACACCTCTAGAAAAAATTTATCTCCGCGTCATCAAGTTTTCTTAGAATTAGTACAAACAGAATCTAATTATGTTGGTATTCTCAGTACAATTATGACG CTGTTTAAATCTCCACTAGAAGATCTTATAGATACAACTGGCGAGTTATTAAATTGCACAGAAGCTAAAattatatttggaaattttccaCCTATTTATGAAGTtcataaaaaaatgttagaagAACTGAGATACAGCACTACTCATTGGATGGAGGACAATAGTATAGGTAATATATTTCTGAAGTTCGCACCTGACCTAGTCAAGGCGTATCCACCGTATGTCAACTTCTTCGAAAATACAAAGGAAATGCTCGATCAATGTGATCAAAACAAACCACGATTTCATGCTTTTCTGAAGGTTTGTCAGACGAAACCTGAATGTGGCAGACAAAGTTTAAAGGAACTGTTAATTAAACCAGTACAAAGGTTACCCAGTATTAGTTTGTTATTAAACG ATATCCTTAaacatacaaataaaaataatccagATCATAGCGCTTTGGAGTTATCAATTAGCAGTATTAAAGAAGTTATGACCTATATAAACGAGGATAAAAGAAAAACTGAAGGTCAATTGGttatgtttgatatttttaacgaaattgaCAACTGTCCACCGCATTTAGTTTCTTCACACCGATCATTTATTGGCAAATGTGATGTGATGGAACTTGGTGAGGGTCTAAGTGGACGTGGGGATCATTTAGTTTTGTTTTTGTTTACCGATACTCTCGAAATATGCAAGAAAAGGTCAAAGgcttttaattcattaaaaagtCCTAATACAGCAAATGGATTGCATACAACTAAACTAAGTCAAGGGAAACCCTATAAACATATTAAGATGTTATCACTTAGTACGATAAAAAAGGTTGTTGATATTCGAGAAACGGATG AATGTCATAAAGTGTTTGCTTTAATGGTGAGAAGTAATCAAGAGTTaaaggaaaaattattttcatttacaattacTGATGAGGAAGTAAATAAGACAAATTATTTACGAACCTTGTGTAGACAAATGGCTAATACAGTGTGTAAAGCTGATGCG GATACGTTCCTGATAAGTCTTGATTCGCATCAACTTGAAATTGACACAAGCGACGTAGCATTAGGAACATTAAGTAAAGCATTTAA GAGcctatttcataatttttaccTGGAGTATATGGACCCGTATGTGTTCCTACTCAATAGCATGTGTGAAACCACGTTACATGTCCCACTACC GTTCGCATCTCGTACTCGGATGAAAGTTGGCAGGGCGTTTAGTTTTAATAAAACTCCAAGCAAATTAAAGAGAGCAATGTCAACAATGATGTCGCCATTCGGATCCACTAACAGCCTTACCCCGGCGAGTCAACAACTTGCACAGATGCGGCTTGCTAGTTGCAACAATATTAAC GAGCTGGGTAATGGTGGTTCAGGCTCGCCATCTAGAGATGATGTTCTAGTAGCACCTATGTCGGTTCAACCGACACGAAAGGCCAAATGCAGTTCCCTCAGTATGGCTTCGTTAAGAAG AAATTGTTCAGAGGAAGTCATGCAGGACAAATCCGATCTTTGA
- the LOC100648074 gene encoding protein ECT2 isoform X3, whose product MEEQSVHSSISDINSEEAVRSEPLIIPRKKRICLIGAAGDDPALGAAAQQFSVPVLKSETGLEHVEDTSYCTYFILKKFEGPEYDALHKSAHRILGPTALLQLAEKKDSLPSITRPMYTQAMVGTVVVFTGFRKKDELTKLINMIHNMGGSIRKEMGAKVTHLIANCCGGDKYRYAVTFRVPIMSMEWVTALWNAKDDISSYGNNEELITTYKLKPFFGAKVCFFGFPDEEKRHMCEVLQQQGGESTEIDDPNCTHVVTDLGSHQYKNSNNTFDTLPYTKNPNHISYPYLKTKPFSFSFYNPYTNTIPNTKLINSSHTFHFNNTNLTKKLSTRRFSHCFCSNVPQHFEFQENKCAYSILNDISQDSAICMDDNLYDYPSLSDESFMSEFSIGRADSGVSMSNVIQTNDVNALQESNFPVTSTMLDMHSISLSTSSSFLCNDKRIKNNMFNAFSNYNTGNKNVCTQQGLYNFNSSTLCKKKVTQHVNKQYSARKTNLLQFCKNTQCARNSFFFNRKIISPKRYIKWRKAKSCITIHKICSLEKFKLKRMHSHPNLLRQHDLELNDSLLYDSSIPMTKNKGFLSTCKLNSSILSKLSHLNFSPMLKQHVVINPCKQIPEIYQKQKYTPLPSPLPIPAKVAKLSTSEYGSRSSFASDESYLNMSSKSCILKDDHIKLDKQKDKPLSLVVDESNVNALPDLASVRAHIVKAEWFWTSVQNEGAADEKEYLFEDYLESVLSPTVSVRRDSQQAATPSTASTRRKRKRLAETLSSLVQNGADSPALHKRRSSISDAGHLSVSGSFLDCTTSPDKPLLDDIPEVEAVNTDTSRKNLSPRHQVFLELVQTESNYVGILSTIMTLFKSPLEDLIDTTGELLNCTEAKIIFGNFPPIYEVHKKMLEELRYSTTHWMEDNSIGNIFLKFAPDLVKAYPPYVNFFENTKEMLDQCDQNKPRFHAFLKVCQTKPECGRQSLKELLIKPVQRLPSISLLLNDILKHTNKNNPDHSALELSISSIKEVMTYINEDKRKTEGQLVMFDIFNEIDNCPPHLVSSHRSFIGKCDVMELGEGLSGRGDHLVLFLFTDTLEICKKRSKAFNSLKSPNTANGLHTTKLSQGKPYKHIKMLSLSTIKKVVDIRETDECHKVFALMVRSNQELKEKLFSFTITDEEVNKTNYLRTLCRQMANTVCKADADTFLISLDSHQLEIDTSDVALGTLSKAFKSLFHNFYLEYMDPFASRTRMKVGRAFSFNKTPSKLKRAMSTMMSPFGSTNSLTPASQQLAQMRLASCNNINELGNGGSGSPSRDDVLVAPMSVQPTRKAKCSSLSMASLRRNCSEEVMQDKSDL is encoded by the exons ATGGAAGAGCAAAGTGTTCACAGCAGTATCAGTGATATAAATAGTGAAGAGGCAGTTAGAAGCGAGC CTCTGATTATACCACGTAAGAAAAGGATATGCTTGATTGGTGCAGCTGGCGATGATCCTGCACTTGGTGCTGCTGCTCAGCAGTTTAGCGTACCTGTTCTCAAATCTGAAACTGGTTTAGAACATGTAGAAGATACATCATATTGTACTTACTTTATATTAAAGAAGTTCGAGGGACCTGAATATGATGCTCTTCATAAAAGTGCACATAG AATATTGGGACCAACAGCACTTCTGCAGTTGGCAGAAAAAAAGGACTCATTACCTAGTATTACTAGACCAATGTATACACAAGCCATGGTAGGCACAGTAGTAGTGTTTACTGGATTTAGGAAAAAGGATGAATTG aCCAAGTTGATTAATATGATTCACAATATGGGTGGAAGTATTAGGAAAGAAATGGGTGCAAAAGTGACGCATCTCATTGCTAATTGTTGTGGTGGAGATAAGTATAGATATGCTGTTACATTTCGGGTCCCTATTATGTCCATGGAGTGGGTGACAGCATTATGGAATGCCAAAGACGATATTTCCAGTTATGGAAATAATGAAGAACtg ATTACAACTTATAAGCTAAAACCATTTTTTGGTGCAAAAGTATGTTTCTTTGGTTTTCCTGATGAAGAGAAACGTCATATGTGTGAGGTTTTACAACAACAAGGAGGTGAATCTACAGAAATTGATGATCCAAATTGCACACATGTG GTAACAGATTTAGGAAGTCATCAGTACAAGAATTCAAACAATACTTTTGACACGCTGCCATATACTAAAAATCCTAATCATATTTCATATCcttatttaaaaacaaaaccgttttccttctctttttataATCCATACACTAATACCATTCCTAACACAAAACTGATAAATTCTTCACATACTTTCcattttaataatacaaatttaaccAAAAAACTGAGTACAAGACGCTTTTCACATTGTTTCTGTTCTAATGTTCCTCAACATTTtgaatttcaagaaaataagTGTGCTTATTCtatattaaatgatattagTCAGGATTCAGCAATTTGTATGGATGATAATTTATATGATTATCCAAGTTTATCAGATGAATCTTTTATGTCTGAGTTTTCTATAGGACGAGCTGATTCTGGTGTTAGTATGTCTAATGTAATACAAACAAATGACGTTAATGCATTACAAGAAAGCAATTTTCCTGTTACATCTACTATGTTGGATATGcattctatatctttatctACATCATCTTCATTTCTATGTAATGATAAAAGAATTAAGAACAATATGTTTAATGCTTTTTCGAATTATAACACTGGTAATAAAAACGTGTGCACTCAACAAgggttatataattttaactcTTCTACATTATGTAAAAAGAAGGTTACTCAACATGTAAACAAGCAGTATTCTGCTAGAAAAACTAATTTGTTACAGTTTTGTAAGAATACGCAGTGTGCCcgaaattcctttttttttaacagaAAAATTATATCTCCTAAACGGTATATCAAGTGGCGAAAAGCTAAATCTTGTATTACaattcataaaatttgttctctggaaaaatttaaattaaaaagaatgcaTTCTCATCCTAATTTATTAAGACAACATGATTTAGAACTTAATGATTCTCTTTTGTATGATTCATCTATACCAATGACAAAAAACAAGGGTTTTTTGAGTACATGTAAACTGAACTCTTCTATTTTGTCAAAACTTAgtcatttaaatttttctcCAATGCTTAAACAGCATGTGGTTATTAATCCATGCAAGCAAATTCCAGAAATTTATCAAAAGCAAAAATATACTCCTTTACCTAGTCCCCTGCCCATCCCTGCTAAGGTAGCAAAATTATCAACTTCTGAATATGGCTCAAGAAGTTCTTTTGCATCAGATGAAAGTTATTTAAATATGTCTTCTAAAAGTTGCATTCTGAAAGATGATCATATAAAATTGGACAAACAGAAGGACAAGCCATTATCTTtg GTTGTAGATGAATCAAACGTAAATGCATTACCAGATTTAGCTTCTGTGAGAGCACATATCGTGAAAGCAGAGTGGTTTTGGACGTCTGTGCAGAATGAGGGTGCAGCTGACGAAAAGGAATATTTATTTGAAGAT taTTTGGAATCCGTTCTATCACCAACTGTATCAGTTAGACGTGATAGTCAACAAGCTGCTACTCCAAGTACAGCATCTACAAGACGAAAACGCAAACGCTTAGCAGAAACTTTATCTAGTCTGGTTCAAAATGGTGCAGATTCTCCAGCATTGCATAAGAGACGATCCAGCATCAGTGATGCAGGACATTTAAGTGTTAGTGGAAGCTTTCTTGATTGTACAACGAGTCCGGACAAACCATTACTTGATG ATATTCCAGAAGTGGAAGCTGTTAATACAGACACCTCTAGAAAAAATTTATCTCCGCGTCATCAAGTTTTCTTAGAATTAGTACAAACAGAATCTAATTATGTTGGTATTCTCAGTACAATTATGACG CTGTTTAAATCTCCACTAGAAGATCTTATAGATACAACTGGCGAGTTATTAAATTGCACAGAAGCTAAAattatatttggaaattttccaCCTATTTATGAAGTtcataaaaaaatgttagaagAACTGAGATACAGCACTACTCATTGGATGGAGGACAATAGTATAGGTAATATATTTCTGAAGTTCGCACCTGACCTAGTCAAGGCGTATCCACCGTATGTCAACTTCTTCGAAAATACAAAGGAAATGCTCGATCAATGTGATCAAAACAAACCACGATTTCATGCTTTTCTGAAGGTTTGTCAGACGAAACCTGAATGTGGCAGACAAAGTTTAAAGGAACTGTTAATTAAACCAGTACAAAGGTTACCCAGTATTAGTTTGTTATTAAACG ATATCCTTAaacatacaaataaaaataatccagATCATAGCGCTTTGGAGTTATCAATTAGCAGTATTAAAGAAGTTATGACCTATATAAACGAGGATAAAAGAAAAACTGAAGGTCAATTGGttatgtttgatatttttaacgaaattgaCAACTGTCCACCGCATTTAGTTTCTTCACACCGATCATTTATTGGCAAATGTGATGTGATGGAACTTGGTGAGGGTCTAAGTGGACGTGGGGATCATTTAGTTTTGTTTTTGTTTACCGATACTCTCGAAATATGCAAGAAAAGGTCAAAGgcttttaattcattaaaaagtCCTAATACAGCAAATGGATTGCATACAACTAAACTAAGTCAAGGGAAACCCTATAAACATATTAAGATGTTATCACTTAGTACGATAAAAAAGGTTGTTGATATTCGAGAAACGGATG AATGTCATAAAGTGTTTGCTTTAATGGTGAGAAGTAATCAAGAGTTaaaggaaaaattattttcatttacaattacTGATGAGGAAGTAAATAAGACAAATTATTTACGAACCTTGTGTAGACAAATGGCTAATACAGTGTGTAAAGCTGATGCG GATACGTTCCTGATAAGTCTTGATTCGCATCAACTTGAAATTGACACAAGCGACGTAGCATTAGGAACATTAAGTAAAGCATTTAA GAGcctatttcataatttttaccTGGAGTATATGGACCC GTTCGCATCTCGTACTCGGATGAAAGTTGGCAGGGCGTTTAGTTTTAATAAAACTCCAAGCAAATTAAAGAGAGCAATGTCAACAATGATGTCGCCATTCGGATCCACTAACAGCCTTACCCCGGCGAGTCAACAACTTGCACAGATGCGGCTTGCTAGTTGCAACAATATTAAC GAGCTGGGTAATGGTGGTTCAGGCTCGCCATCTAGAGATGATGTTCTAGTAGCACCTATGTCGGTTCAACCGACACGAAAGGCCAAATGCAGTTCCCTCAGTATGGCTTCGTTAAGAAG AAATTGTTCAGAGGAAGTCATGCAGGACAAATCCGATCTTTGA
- the LOC100648074 gene encoding protein ECT2 isoform X6, which yields MEEQSVHSSISDINSEEAVRSEPLIIPRKKRICLIGAAGDDPALGAAAQQFSVPVLKSETGLEHVEDTSYCTYFILKKFEGPEYDALHKSAHRILGPTALLQLAEKKDSLPSITRPMYTQAMVGTVVVFTGFRKKDELTKLINMIHNMGGSIRKEMGAKVTHLIANCCGGDKYRYAVTFRVPIMSMEWVTALWNAKDDISSYGNNEELITTYKLKPFFGAKVCFFGFPDEEKRHMCEVLQQQGGESTEIDDPNCTHVVVDESNVNALPDLASVRAHIVKAEWFWTSVQNEGAADEKEYLFEDYLESVLSPTVSVRRDSQQAATPSTASTRRKRKRLAETLSSLVQNGADSPALHKRRSSISDAGHLSVSGSFLDCTTSPDKPLLDDIPEVEAVNTDTSRKNLSPRHQVFLELVQTESNYVGILSTIMTLFKSPLEDLIDTTGELLNCTEAKIIFGNFPPIYEVHKKMLEELRYSTTHWMEDNSIGNIFLKFAPDLVKAYPPYVNFFENTKEMLDQCDQNKPRFHAFLKVCQTKPECGRQSLKELLIKPVQRLPSISLLLNDILKHTNKNNPDHSALELSISSIKEVMTYINEDKRKTEGQLVMFDIFNEIDNCPPHLVSSHRSFIGKCDVMELGEGLSGRGDHLVLFLFTDTLEICKKRSKAFNSLKSPNTANGLHTTKLSQGKPYKHIKMLSLSTIKKVVDIRETDECHKVFALMVRSNQELKEKLFSFTITDEEVNKTNYLRTLCRQMANTVCKADADTFLISLDSHQLEIDTSDVALGTLSKAFKSLFHNFYLEYMDPYVFLLNSMCETTLHVPLPFASRTRMKVGRAFSFNKTPSKLKRAMSTMMSPFGSTNSLTPASQQLAQMRLASCNNINELGNGGSGSPSRDDVLVAPMSVQPTRKAKCSSLSMASLRRNCSEEVMQDKSDL from the exons ATGGAAGAGCAAAGTGTTCACAGCAGTATCAGTGATATAAATAGTGAAGAGGCAGTTAGAAGCGAGC CTCTGATTATACCACGTAAGAAAAGGATATGCTTGATTGGTGCAGCTGGCGATGATCCTGCACTTGGTGCTGCTGCTCAGCAGTTTAGCGTACCTGTTCTCAAATCTGAAACTGGTTTAGAACATGTAGAAGATACATCATATTGTACTTACTTTATATTAAAGAAGTTCGAGGGACCTGAATATGATGCTCTTCATAAAAGTGCACATAG AATATTGGGACCAACAGCACTTCTGCAGTTGGCAGAAAAAAAGGACTCATTACCTAGTATTACTAGACCAATGTATACACAAGCCATGGTAGGCACAGTAGTAGTGTTTACTGGATTTAGGAAAAAGGATGAATTG aCCAAGTTGATTAATATGATTCACAATATGGGTGGAAGTATTAGGAAAGAAATGGGTGCAAAAGTGACGCATCTCATTGCTAATTGTTGTGGTGGAGATAAGTATAGATATGCTGTTACATTTCGGGTCCCTATTATGTCCATGGAGTGGGTGACAGCATTATGGAATGCCAAAGACGATATTTCCAGTTATGGAAATAATGAAGAACtg ATTACAACTTATAAGCTAAAACCATTTTTTGGTGCAAAAGTATGTTTCTTTGGTTTTCCTGATGAAGAGAAACGTCATATGTGTGAGGTTTTACAACAACAAGGAGGTGAATCTACAGAAATTGATGATCCAAATTGCACACATGTG GTTGTAGATGAATCAAACGTAAATGCATTACCAGATTTAGCTTCTGTGAGAGCACATATCGTGAAAGCAGAGTGGTTTTGGACGTCTGTGCAGAATGAGGGTGCAGCTGACGAAAAGGAATATTTATTTGAAGAT taTTTGGAATCCGTTCTATCACCAACTGTATCAGTTAGACGTGATAGTCAACAAGCTGCTACTCCAAGTACAGCATCTACAAGACGAAAACGCAAACGCTTAGCAGAAACTTTATCTAGTCTGGTTCAAAATGGTGCAGATTCTCCAGCATTGCATAAGAGACGATCCAGCATCAGTGATGCAGGACATTTAAGTGTTAGTGGAAGCTTTCTTGATTGTACAACGAGTCCGGACAAACCATTACTTGATG ATATTCCAGAAGTGGAAGCTGTTAATACAGACACCTCTAGAAAAAATTTATCTCCGCGTCATCAAGTTTTCTTAGAATTAGTACAAACAGAATCTAATTATGTTGGTATTCTCAGTACAATTATGACG CTGTTTAAATCTCCACTAGAAGATCTTATAGATACAACTGGCGAGTTATTAAATTGCACAGAAGCTAAAattatatttggaaattttccaCCTATTTATGAAGTtcataaaaaaatgttagaagAACTGAGATACAGCACTACTCATTGGATGGAGGACAATAGTATAGGTAATATATTTCTGAAGTTCGCACCTGACCTAGTCAAGGCGTATCCACCGTATGTCAACTTCTTCGAAAATACAAAGGAAATGCTCGATCAATGTGATCAAAACAAACCACGATTTCATGCTTTTCTGAAGGTTTGTCAGACGAAACCTGAATGTGGCAGACAAAGTTTAAAGGAACTGTTAATTAAACCAGTACAAAGGTTACCCAGTATTAGTTTGTTATTAAACG ATATCCTTAaacatacaaataaaaataatccagATCATAGCGCTTTGGAGTTATCAATTAGCAGTATTAAAGAAGTTATGACCTATATAAACGAGGATAAAAGAAAAACTGAAGGTCAATTGGttatgtttgatatttttaacgaaattgaCAACTGTCCACCGCATTTAGTTTCTTCACACCGATCATTTATTGGCAAATGTGATGTGATGGAACTTGGTGAGGGTCTAAGTGGACGTGGGGATCATTTAGTTTTGTTTTTGTTTACCGATACTCTCGAAATATGCAAGAAAAGGTCAAAGgcttttaattcattaaaaagtCCTAATACAGCAAATGGATTGCATACAACTAAACTAAGTCAAGGGAAACCCTATAAACATATTAAGATGTTATCACTTAGTACGATAAAAAAGGTTGTTGATATTCGAGAAACGGATG AATGTCATAAAGTGTTTGCTTTAATGGTGAGAAGTAATCAAGAGTTaaaggaaaaattattttcatttacaattacTGATGAGGAAGTAAATAAGACAAATTATTTACGAACCTTGTGTAGACAAATGGCTAATACAGTGTGTAAAGCTGATGCG GATACGTTCCTGATAAGTCTTGATTCGCATCAACTTGAAATTGACACAAGCGACGTAGCATTAGGAACATTAAGTAAAGCATTTAA GAGcctatttcataatttttaccTGGAGTATATGGACCCGTATGTGTTCCTACTCAATAGCATGTGTGAAACCACGTTACATGTCCCACTACC GTTCGCATCTCGTACTCGGATGAAAGTTGGCAGGGCGTTTAGTTTTAATAAAACTCCAAGCAAATTAAAGAGAGCAATGTCAACAATGATGTCGCCATTCGGATCCACTAACAGCCTTACCCCGGCGAGTCAACAACTTGCACAGATGCGGCTTGCTAGTTGCAACAATATTAAC GAGCTGGGTAATGGTGGTTCAGGCTCGCCATCTAGAGATGATGTTCTAGTAGCACCTATGTCGGTTCAACCGACACGAAAGGCCAAATGCAGTTCCCTCAGTATGGCTTCGTTAAGAAG AAATTGTTCAGAGGAAGTCATGCAGGACAAATCCGATCTTTGA